A single window of Granulicella sibirica DNA harbors:
- a CDS encoding SOS response-associated peptidase — translation MCGRYYCVDEKQAITEYFRSNPADDELLPPGFNIAPTTRQPVICQGRSLVFAFR, via the coding sequence ATGTGCGGCCGCTACTACTGCGTCGACGAGAAGCAGGCAATCACCGAATACTTCCGGAGCAATCCGGCCGATGACGAGCTGCTCCCGCCCGGCTTCAACATCGCCCCGACCACCCGCCAGCCTGTGATCTGCCAGGGACGCTCGTTAGTGTTTGCCTTTCGGTGA